In a genomic window of Flavobacterium crassostreae:
- a CDS encoding PUR family DNA/RNA-binding protein, protein MRENDMLEKEEIFSKVLRAGRRTYFFDVRATKADDYYITITESKKFTEEDGSFHFKKHKIYLYKEDFAAFSEMLQDLTTYVLNHKGEEVISERHQKDFKKEYHTEKVALEEPVPNLSSFTDISFDDI, encoded by the coding sequence ATGAGAGAAAATGACATGTTAGAAAAAGAAGAAATTTTTTCTAAAGTTTTACGTGCTGGAAGAAGAACCTATTTCTTTGATGTAAGAGCAACAAAAGCGGACGACTACTACATTACGATTACGGAAAGCAAAAAATTTACAGAAGAAGACGGCTCTTTCCATTTCAAGAAACACAAAATTTACCTCTACAAAGAAGATTTTGCTGCTTTTTCTGAAATGTTGCAGGATTTAACCACGTATGTTTTAAACCACAAAGGCGAAGAGGTAATCTCTGAGAGACATCAAAAAGATTTTAAAAAAGAATACCATACTGAAAAAGTAGCTTTGGAAGAACCAGTACCTAACCTTTCTAGTTTTACAGACATAAGCTTTGACGACATTTAA
- a CDS encoding ABC transporter ATP-binding protein, translated as MKELSYLNKYFIKYKYRFLLGILFTVIAQIFMLFTPKLISQSFKAIEVFSKDKTAASGWIKDALVSNVLLIIATTIIAGFLTFLMRQTLIVMSRYIEFDLKNEVFRQYENLSQNFYKQNRTGDLMNRISEDVSKVRMYVGPAVMYSINTIIRFAIVIIYMYNVSPRLTAYTLLPLPLLSFGIFKLSTEINKRSTIFQQYLSKVSSFSQEIFSGIRVIKAYSLEKKHQDTMANLAIESKNKSLNLAKMQSLFGPLMLALIGISNLVVIYFGGLMYMDGTIKSIGTIAEFILYVNMLTWPVASLGWVSSMVQEAEASQKRLNEFLKIEPEIQNNNPNQSLIAGAIAFENVSYTYKDTNIQALKNISFTVNKGETLAILGKTGSGKSTILSLISRLYDVSSGTILIDQKAINTLNLYDLRNSIGIVPQDAFLFSDSIKNNIKFGKENATDQEVVAAAKNAVVHDNIMGFQKQYDTILGERGITLSGGQKQRVSIARALIKNPPILLLDDCLSAVDTETEESILNHLFEVCKNKTTVIVSHRISSAKNADKIIILEDGKIIQQGTHNQLLNQEGYYASLYLKQLSEKELL; from the coding sequence ATATTTATGCTTTTTACCCCAAAATTAATTAGCCAATCCTTTAAGGCTATTGAGGTTTTTTCTAAAGATAAAACAGCGGCTTCAGGGTGGATTAAAGATGCACTGGTATCCAATGTTTTATTGATTATTGCCACTACAATTATTGCTGGTTTTTTGACTTTCTTGATGCGACAAACCCTAATAGTAATGTCCCGATATATTGAATTTGATTTAAAAAACGAAGTTTTTAGACAGTATGAAAATTTGAGTCAAAATTTTTATAAACAAAATCGTACTGGAGATCTAATGAATCGCATTAGCGAAGATGTCTCTAAAGTGCGTATGTATGTAGGTCCGGCGGTTATGTACAGCATCAATACGATCATTCGTTTTGCAATTGTTATTATTTATATGTACAATGTTTCGCCCCGTTTGACGGCATACACCTTACTGCCTTTGCCGTTATTATCTTTTGGAATTTTTAAGCTAAGCACCGAGATCAATAAACGGAGCACTATATTCCAACAATACCTCTCTAAAGTTTCTAGTTTCTCCCAGGAGATTTTTTCAGGGATTCGGGTCATCAAAGCTTATTCGTTAGAAAAAAAGCACCAAGACACTATGGCTAATCTGGCTATTGAGAGCAAAAACAAGAGTTTAAATCTAGCCAAAATGCAATCTCTTTTTGGGCCATTGATGCTGGCTTTGATTGGGATTAGTAATTTAGTGGTTATTTATTTTGGTGGTTTGATGTATATGGATGGCACCATCAAAAGCATTGGTACCATTGCCGAATTTATACTTTATGTCAACATGCTCACCTGGCCAGTGGCTTCTTTGGGATGGGTTTCTTCAATGGTGCAAGAGGCTGAGGCTTCTCAAAAACGTCTGAATGAATTTTTAAAAATAGAACCCGAGATACAAAACAACAACCCAAACCAATCCCTTATTGCGGGTGCCATTGCTTTTGAAAACGTAAGCTATACCTACAAAGATACCAATATCCAAGCCCTAAAAAACATTTCTTTTACGGTAAACAAAGGCGAAACACTCGCTATTTTAGGAAAAACCGGCTCTGGAAAATCAACCATTCTGTCCTTAATATCCCGTTTGTATGACGTGAGTAGCGGTACGATCCTAATTGACCAAAAAGCCATAAATACCTTAAATTTGTATGATTTAAGAAACAGTATCGGGATAGTACCACAAGACGCTTTTCTTTTTTCGGATTCTATAAAAAATAACATCAAATTTGGTAAAGAAAATGCAACAGACCAAGAGGTGGTGGCTGCTGCCAAAAATGCAGTGGTACACGATAACATAATGGGGTTTCAAAAACAATACGACACCATATTGGGCGAGAGAGGTATTACTCTTTCGGGAGGACAAAAACAACGGGTCTCTATAGCTAGAGCACTAATCAAAAACCCTCCTATTTTGCTTCTGGATGATTGCCTCTCTGCCGTAGATACCGAAACAGAAGAAAGCATCTTAAACCACTTATTTGAGGTTTGCAAAAACAAAACAACCGTAATTGTAAGCCATCGTATATCTTCGGCAAAAAACGCCGACAAAATAATCATTCTCGAAGACGGCAAAATAATCCAACAAGGAACTCATAATCAATTACTAAATCAAGAAGGCTATTATGCCTCCTTATATTTAAAACAACTTTCCGAAAAAGAATTGCTTTAA